One genomic segment of Gossypium arboreum isolate Shixiya-1 chromosome 3, ASM2569848v2, whole genome shotgun sequence includes these proteins:
- the LOC108485631 gene encoding protein TIFY 9-like, whose amino-acid sequence MSRASVELDFFGMEKQNCCKSRFQKSLDRRLSFRGLQGALSKVNPELIKSVIASGLKNPQGQDNVYQMDSNKSFSVPSSPKETQSLFPALPLLNPAARATSENGPEIAPLTIFYNGTVSVFNVPRDKAESILKLAVEVEGNSKNVEPIDSKVASPPSDRQQLLETLNGDLPIARRKSLQRFLEKRKERMTCASPYAW is encoded by the exons ATGTCGAGAGCTAGCGTCGAGCTTGATTTCTTTGGAATGGAGAAACAGAACTGCTGCAAATCTCGGTTTCAGAAATCTCTCGATCGCCGTCTAAGCTTTCGAG GTCTTCAAGGCGCCCTTTCGAAGGTGAATCCTGAGCTTATTAAATCCGTGATTGCCTCTGGTTTGAAGAACCCGCAGGGTCAGGATAATGTGTATCAGATGGACTCCAACAAGTCTTTTTCGGTCCCTTCCAGTCCTAAAGAAACTCAGAGTCTGTTTCCAGCTTTACCTCTTCTTAACCCTGCTGCCAG GGCTACATCCGAGAATGGTCCTGAAATAGCTCCCTTAACCATTTTCTACAACGGAACGGTTTCCGTTTTTAATGTACCTCGAGATAAG GCGGAGAGCATCTTAAAACTCGCGGTTGAAGTTGAAGGAAACTCAAAAAATGTTGAACCAATAGACTCAAAAGTGGCAAGTCCTCCTAGCGATCGACAACAGCTTCTTGAAACTCTCAATGGAG ATTTGCCAATCGCCCGGAGAAAGTCTTTGCAGAGATTTCTGGAAAAGCGCAAAGAGag GATGACTTGTGCATCTCCATATGCTTGGTAG